From one Anopheles bellator chromosome 1, idAnoBellAS_SP24_06.2, whole genome shotgun sequence genomic stretch:
- the LOC131216601 gene encoding augmin complex subunit dgt5: MDAIVQFKQWATKLGCPPESIPSDETLKRSFRDDPSDVLSHIMQKVRSKQEIALMRKNVLVNKLQTHQQRDKIVVNSMLHTLPPELQRFEKIEKLKGKIAETRSRISHSQRSLEAIGLQTKARNAQKLQLQRSLEELRGKTSLYAVHETALKAGIEKETQQTRHIEHIIPARGSELPAHAESPEKIIERCIELLERFYEQFKQSIQHGDRALQEQLWANLREVLRGIPNHLLWSVLLNRKDDLLREISEEDNRQTNLKQSDTFSDHDLLQVGIGKLCTNHITVYLDSVAHRRLVHDTKKDYLDKYTACASELEAKLALLNSMDDEAEEALEDYLVHWNSREYNQGQIQFLTTEIDRKKQEISSVDQKIQNHDQVLAQLRGIYAKIEDISKHMENELSLVRQIKQKVAYSKYMSHVKVRDMRQKNNPTKTTLNISDQSVSRLDSTVAASHGGPAYSPAVLPPLVRELNIFGTLAFAKFTGRSKFAHFYLEPNPAVFCEPSFSVLALLPSIATSADMSVKQFGAMVELEKQVRASATEPCVVSAIAIDHAQLEQRWQGNHGRICKLLDEMELITNGTRQVLDKTRVQYNFAVANSLRKYVPAMRLFNGRSYREYENEYLMYYRMINGVGAN; encoded by the exons ATGGACGCTATTGTGCAGTTCAAACAATGGGCCACGAAGCTGGGCTGCCCGCCTGAGAGCATTCCGTCCGATGAGACATTGAAAAG ATCGTTCCGGGACGACCCAAGCGACGTGCTGAGCCATATCATGCAGAAAGTACGCTCGAAGCAGGAAATAGCTCTGATGCGTAAGAATGTGCTCGTCAACAAGCTGCAAACGCACCAGCAGAGAGATAAGATTGTCGTG AATTCTATGCTTCACACGCTGCCACCGGAACTGCAGCGTTTCGAGAAGATTGAAAAGTTGAAAGGCAAGATTGCTGAGACACGATCCCGCATAAGCCACTCGCAAAGAAGCCTTGAAGCGATCGGACTACAAACCAAAGCCAGAA ACGCCCAGAAGCTTCAATTGCAACGCAGTCTCGAAGAGCTGCGGGGCAAAACGTCGCTGTACGCCGTTCACGAAACGGCACTAAAGGCCGggatagaaaaagaaacccaacaGACGCGGCACATCGAACACATTATTCCTGCGAGGGGAAGCGAACTTCCGGCGCATGCCGAGTCGCCGGAGAAAATCATCGAACGGTGCATCGAACTGTTGGAACGATTCTACGAGCAGTTTAAGCAGTCGATCCAGCACGGTGACCGCGCGTTGCAGGAGCAACTCTGGGCGAACCTGCGCGAAGTGCTGCGTGGCATTCCAAACCATCTGCTGTGGAGTGTGTTACTGAACCGAAAGGATGATCTTTTGAGGGAAATCTCGGAGGAAGACAACCGCCAGACGAACCTGAAGCAGAGTGATACGTTTTCCGACCACGATCTGCTGCAGGTAGGCATAGGCAAGCTGTGCACGAATCACATCACCGTTTACCTGGACTCCGTGGCCCATCGCCGGCTGGTACATGACACCAAGAAGGACTATCTGGACAAGTACACGGCGTGTGCGAGCGAGCTAGAAGCGAAATTGGCCCTACTCAACTCGATGGACGATGAGGCCGAAGAGGCGCTCGAGGACTATCTGGTGCATTGGAACTCGCGCGAATACAACCAGGGCCAGATTCAATTCCTGACGACGGAAATCGATCGCAAAAAGCAAGAAATCTCATCGGTCGATCAGAAGATACAAAACCACGATCAGGTGTTGGCACAATTGCGCGGGATATACGCAAAAATCGAGGACATCTCGAAGCACATGGAGAACGAACTAAGTCTCGTACGACAGATCAAGCAAAAGGTGGCCTATTCGAAGTACATGAGCCATGTCAAGGTGCGCGACATGCGCCAAAAGAACAACCCCACTAAGACTACGCTTAATATCAGCGATCAATCGGTCAGCCGACTGGACAGTACGGTGGCCGCTTCCCATGGAGGACCAGCGTACAGTCCGGCAGTGTTGCCACCGCTGGTACGCGAGTTGAACATATTCGGAACACTTGCCTTCGCGAAGTTCACAGGCCGCTCGAAATTTGCTCACTTCTACCTGGAACCCAACCCGGCCGTGTTCTGTGAGCCATCCTTCAGCGTCCTTGCCCTGCTACCGAGCATTGCCACGAGTGCGGATATGTCCGTCAAACAGTTTGGGGCCATGGTAGAGCTGGAAAAACAGGTCCGTGCGTCCGCTACTGAACCGTGTGTGGTCAGCGCGATCGCCATCGATCACGCGCAGCTCGAACAGCGCTGGCAGGGCAACCATGGCCGTATCTGTAAACTGTTGGACGAAATGGAACTGATCACTAACGGCACCCGTCAGGTGCTGGATAAAACGCGCGTTCAATACAACTTTGCCGTCGCGAACAGTCTGCGGAAGTATGTGCCAGCAATGAGACTGTTCAACGGACGCAGCTACCGGGAGTATGAAAATGAGTATCTGATGTACTATCGAATGATCAACGGTGTTGGGGCTAATTAA
- the LOC131216210 gene encoding one cut domain family member 3 isoform X2, with protein MRAFISLGLLIFVLAQCALAVPLPQFLTFRDGKFGVNFGGYHAEAGLGGFLTGNSAHGGLSASAGTPHGQQAGAGLGGIVGGNARTAGGAYAGATAGSGVGASAAIGGGLDGAGGAGGVGAESHAGGLSTKVVKLGQTNAGAPPTEVVISKQHGHEATFTRIDNHDYSKELHTELVAPAPHPAPEQSFTKTKTFYKKKVIGHPHKVAVVQTSSFDGGPSPGLDISRFFDFQAFSNLGAQYAHPPPPPPPPPAPIVHHHKTIVKESSFQPTFQKEIHTRLESSNGHSAGGSSSTHVVASSTHNSNFWNDIFNIPISTLSAVNQFLNNKSGSGSVHVEKRVEVH; from the exons ATGAGAGCGTTCATATCGCTTGGCCTGTTGATATTCGTGCTCGCACAGTGCGCCCTGGCCGTGCCGCTTCCGCAA TTTCTTACGTTCCGCGATGGAAAGTTTGGAGTCAACTTTGGCGGATACCACGCGGAGGCCGGTCTTGGCGGTTTCCTGACGGGCAACTCAGCCCACGGTGGCCTCTCTGCGTCGGCCGGAACTCCCCATGGACAGCAGGCCGGAGCCGGACTCGGTGGAATCGTCGGAGGCAACG CACGGACCGCTGGAGGCGCTTATGCTGGGGCcacggccggaagtggcgttGGTGCCAGTGCTGCGATTGGAGGAGGACTCGATGGAGCCGGTGGAGCTGGCGGCGTTGGCGCTGAATCTCACGCCGGAGGTCTGAGCACGAAGGTAGTTAAGCTGGGCCAGACCAACGCAggagcaccaccgaccgag GTTGTCATTTCCAAACAGCATGGACACGAGGCAACCTTCACAAGGATCGATAACCACGATTACTCGAAGGAACTGCACACCGAACTGGTGGCTCCGGCCCCACATCCGGCGCCAGAGCAAAGCTTCACAAAGACTAAAACCTTTTACAAGAAGAAAGTTATCGGCCATCCGCACAAG GTTGCGGTAGTGCAGACCTCTTCGTTTGATGGCGGACCATCCCCGGGCTTGGACATTAGTCGTTTCTTCGACTTCCAAGCGTTCTCCAACTTGGGCGCCCAATACGCTCACCCGCCcccaccgcctccgccgccaccggcaccgatcgtaCACCACCATAAGACCATTGTGAAAGAGTCGTCCTTTCAACCCACCTTCCAAAAAGAG ATCCACACTCGGCTAGAATCCTCTAATGGTCACAGCGCCggtggaagcagcagcactcaCGTGGTCGCCAGCTCCACTCACAACTCCAACTTCTGGAACGATATTTTCAAC ATTCCGATCTCTACGCTGTCGGCCGTTAACCAGTTCCTGAACAACAaatccggaagcggaagcgttCACGTCGAGAAGCGCGTTGAAGTCCACTAA
- the LOC131208894 gene encoding LETM1 domain-containing protein 1 has protein sequence MPTMSLTMLRTVRRLQQQRRHPVSFVHCSAGCLSIRYQSTAGGGNGSKGESDEKQPAKERLAVKYSRENVKRNVQWYVFSRFFDYVKNYDKVLEKKFPSAMHVYRVFLVGVRDFFNDMKKLVKVTKIVYTHDNDLRCLTRKEIELYYQMPRDMKKVAPVLLISALPFANYVIFPLAYMYPRTLLTSHFWSIQQKAEFAQIDLRNRLVYNRRVFRCMQSKLDVLKKNQDPMHGKVSNILGLLGSGLHPTSDEILAVKEVFQRPPFHLNSLNSSHLKYLCRLHGIHAGLLRRFRLSERTYIVHHMDMAIKREGGVHNMPVESLKHACFLRGLNATNLSTESMIEWLQEWVQVSLVVDEDSISMLLHLPILLTYNHTNNWILIH, from the exons ATGCCAACCATGTCGCTGACAATGTTGCGGACCGTTCGTcgcttgcagcagcagcgccggcaTCCCGTGTCCTTCGTGCACTGCAGTGCCGGTTGTTTGTCGATTCGATATCAAAGTACCGCTGGCGGAGGGAATGGGTCGAAAGGCGAAAG CGACGAGAAGCAGCCTGCCAAGGAACGACTGGCGGTGAAGTATAGCAGAGAGAATGTGAAACGCAACGTTCAGTGGTACGTCTTTTCGCGGTTCTTCGACTATGTGAAGAACTATGATAAGGTACTGGAGAAGAAGTTCCCCTCGGCGATGCACGTGTACCGCGTGTTTCTGGTCGGAGTGCGGGACTTTTTCAACGACATGAAAAAGCTAGTCAAAGTGACGAAGATCGTCTACACGCACGACAACGATCTGCGATGTTTAACACGGAAAGAGATCGAACTGTACTACCAGATGCCACGAGACATGAAGAAGGTCGCGCCAGTGCTACTGATATCGGCGCTGCCCTTTGCAAACTATGTGATATTCCCTCTAGC CTATATGTATCCTCGAACGCTGCTCACGTCGCACTTTTGGTCGATCCAGCAGAAGGCCGAGTTCGCTCAAATCGATCTCCGCAATAGGCTTGTTTACAATCGTCGTGTCTTCCGCTGCATGCAATCGAAGCTGGACGTGCTGAAAAAGAATCAAGATCCTATGCACGGAAAAGTTAGCAACATTCTCGGTTTGTTGGGCAGCGGTCTACACCCGACGTCCGACGAAATTCTGGCCGTGAAAGAAGTCTTccagcggccaccgtttcATCTCAACAGCTTGAATTCGTCACACTTG AAATATCTTTGCCGGCTGCACGGAATTCACGCAGGGCTGCTGCGTCGGTTTCGATTGAGCGAGCGGACCTACATCGTGCACCACATGGATATGGCCATCAAGCGGGAAGGCGGTGTCCACAACATGCCGgtcgaatcactgaaacaTGCGTGCTTTCTCCGGGGACTGAACGCGACCAACCTCAGCACGGAGTCCATGATCGAGTGGTTGCAGGAATGGGTGCAAGTGTCGCTCGTCGTTGATGAAGATTCCATTAGCATGCTGCTTCACCTGCCTATTTTGCTGACCTATAATCACACGAACAACTGGATTCTAATACACTGA
- the LOC131216750 gene encoding ETS homologous factor encodes MQVEAVTTKWRVPPLDLSAVSVLTNEAERRWAHGGGTTRGGDTVVSSAKKISYGADGLPVDPRDWTRANVWTWLINLAQSEGLDISPELAQKFPMNGKALCLMSLDMYLSRVPVGGKMLYRDFRVRLARAMSL; translated from the coding sequence ATGCAGGTTGAAGCGGTGACTACGAAGTGGCGCGTCCCACCGTTGGACCTGTCGGCGGTCAGTGTCCTTACGAACGAGGCCGAGCGTCGCTGGGCTCACGGTGGAGGGACAACACGGGGCGGTGACACGGTGGTGTCGTCCGCGAAGAAGATCTCGTACGGGGCCGACGGATTGCCGGTCGATCCGCGTGACTGGACGCGGGCCAACGTGTGGACGTGGCTTATCAATCTGGCCCAATCGGAGGGCCTGGACATCAGCCCCGAGCTGGCCCAGAAGTTCCCGATGAACGGCAAGGCGCTCTGCCTGATGAGCCTGGATATGTACCTGAGCCGGGTGCCGGTCGGAGGCAAGATGCTGTACCGTGACTTCCGCGTCCGGCTGGCCAGGGCAATGAGCTTATGA
- the LOC131216599 gene encoding uncharacterized protein LOC131216599, with translation MSAAKAKVTSMAVAIGTVRPSPRINKISPNGITTDDVSFEAYKQPKHKSKRRSFSPMVHQNQIPSPDLSPIELLQTFCISPRQNTPKAAHAPKSGEVPIKTFLLAKPPKTRPNKKRSPQSDDSGAVTPVIKHELEHRICVSNILRDMGLSKYIRIFTNEEINFEVFLTLCEKDLHDIGIHCEEDIEKILAKIADYSMNVDA, from the exons ATGTCTGCTGCAAAAGCTAAAG TTACTTCGATGGCGGTTGCCATTGGCACGGTGCGGCCTTCGCCGAGAATTAACAAAATCTCCCCCAATGGCATAACCACCGATGACGTGTCGTTCGAAGCGTACAAACAGCCGAAGCACAAGTCCAAACGCCGCAGCTTCTCGCCGATGGTGCACCAGAATCAGATACCGTCACCGGACCTGTCGCCGATCGAGTTACTGCAAACGTTTTGCATCTCGCCACGCCAGAACACACCGAAGGCAGCGCACGCGCCGAAATCCGGCGAGGTACCGATCAAAACGTTCCTATTGGCCAAACCACCAAAGACAAG ACCAAACAAGAAACGATCGCCGCAGAGCGATGACTCGGGCGCTGTAACGCCTGTGATCAAGCACGAACTGGAGCACCGCATATGTGTGTCGAACATCCTGCGGGACATGGGACTATCAAAGTACATCCGTATCTTCACCAACGAAGAGATTAACTTCGAGGTGTTCCTTACGCTGTGCGAAAAGGATCTCCACGACATTGGCATCCACTGCGAGGAGGACATCGAGAAGATCTTGGCCAAAATTGCCGACTACAGCATGAACGTGGACGCCTGA
- the LOC131212590 gene encoding zinc finger CCCH domain-containing protein 3: MQQQTLLQPHPIAEPKGTNLEANSTRMKQQQSATASEQPSKIFINPKFAKAHINPKFLATQESLRPPVPETVVPAQGTIHLNPAFLERLRMQQVPGSSATASPVTTIASALASSSFAPQCSISKAPSLVANKITYSGPVNPIIKNTRRKLIRAIPVTSASLKAPSSAPTLAPLVKIGKNKLIRSTVPRNVGLESVKAASLIPQRKYLKIDRRVPKRLSSGKPSFVKRYALSRVNSITAKRVVITDPKLLKLTRKGVTKPGATTRGPLPYTSSNKRLVLVNINGVLYRSTPNTLQKSVPSSLSQRTQGQHVVPELARKGKEHFLVIRGTRFALDRTGMRLRMVGSAGPVPEKRPPETRMHRIDIGGLTYKARQDGTFVRTDVHRTRNHLSVAKQRSIQVLATRLKKCNEPCHIYRRLGKCLAHSRGKCPKLHDPKHISICRKFLRGECTVEGCLMSHNVSLEKMPVCRYFLEGRCVRDVCPYLHKKVSEKERICHAFLNGFCALAGKCPNRHVFQCPEYERDGKCDRIKCPYPHGRKEIKSKPSIQSAPSEKSRKGTVPSKQPETIGPPPVLPLRYYREEAADRETTAQTGELSVSERNQLKRMLGEVDQMKLRHAVSDGTPDDGSVSIAREAVDIPPVGEPSVAGGNGEEESEEDIRPLVLRRKKLGTLPSFIPI; this comes from the exons ATGCAACAGCAAACCCTCTTGCAACCGCATCCCATCGCAGAACCTAAAGGTACAAATTTAGAAGCAAACAGCACAAGGATGAAGCAACAGCAATCTGCGACTGCCTCGGAGCAGCCTTCGAAAATATTCATCAATCCCAAATTCGCGAAAGCTCACATCAACCCGAAGTTTCTGGCAACGCAAGAGTCACTGagaccgccggtgccggaaacgGTCGTGCCTGCCCAGGGAACCATCCACCTAAATCCAGCTTTCCTAGAAAGGTTACGAATGCAACAGGTACCTGGAAGCAGTGCAACAGCATCACCTGTAACGACGATTGCGTCAGCCTTGGCCTCAAGCTCTTTCGCTCCACAATGTAGCATTTCCAAAGCACCGTCACTTGTTGCGAACAAAATCACTTATAGTGGCCCCGTAAATCCTATAATTAAAAATACCCGAAGAAAGCTGATCCGTGCCATACCCGTCACCAGTGCTTCGTTGAAAGCACCCTCGAGCGCTCCTACTCTGGCGCCGCTGgttaaaataggaaaaaacaaactaatccGAAGCACCGTGCCACGAAACGTAGGATTGGAAAGCGTTAAAGCAGCGAGTCTCATTCCGCAGAGAAAGTACCTTAAAATTGATCGCAGGGTTCCGAAACGATTATCATCCGGCAAGCCTTCGTTCGTGAAACGGTACGCCCTATCGAGAGTCAATAGTATCACCGCGAAACGGGTGGTGATCACCGATCCGAAGCTGCTGAAACT CACAAGGAAAGGAGTCACAAAACCTGGAGCGACTACAAGAGGTCCCCTGCCGTACACCTCGTCAAATAAGCGCCTTGTGCTGGTGAACATCAACGGAGTATTGTACCGTTCAACGCCCAACACGCTTCAGAAATCTGTTCCGAGCAGCCTATCTCAACGGACTCAAGGCCAGCACGTCGTACCAGAGTTAGCTCGGAAAGGTAAAGAACACTTCCTCGTCATCCGTGGAACTCGGTTTGCGCTCGATCGTACTGGTATGCGGCTCCGAATGGTCGGCTCGGCGGGCCCCGTTCCAGAGAAGCGTCCACCGGAAACGCGAATGCATCGCATCGATATCGGCGGTCTAACGTACAAAGCGCGCCAGGACGGGACGTTCGTGCGGACGGATGTCCACCGGACGCGAAACCATCTGAGCGTGGCCAAACAGCGAAGCATACAGGTGCTGGCGACTCGGTTGAAGAAGTGCAACGAACCGTGCCACATCTACCGGCGGTTGGGCAAGTGTTTGGCCCACAGTCGGGGCAAGTGTCCAAAGTTGCACGATCCGAAGCACATCAGCATCTGTCGGAAGTTCTTGCGTGGTGAGTGCACCGTCGAGGGGTGCTTAATGTCGCACAACGTTTCGCTCGAAAAGATGCCCGTCTGTCGTTACTTCCTCGAGGGACGGTGCGTGCGAGACGTGTGCCCGTATCTACACAAGAAGGTCAGCGAGAAGGAGCGCATTTGTCATGCGTTTTTAAACGGATTCTGTGCGCTGGCCGGGAAG tgCCCCAACCGTCACGTATTCCAGTGTCCCGAGTACGAGCGGGACGGCAAGTGCGACCGAATCAAGTGTCCCTATCCGCACGGACGGAAGGAAATCAAAAGTAAGCCATCCATCCAATCGGCGCCATCAGAGAAGTCCAGGAAGGGCACGGTTCCATCGAAACAGCCAGAGACAATcggaccgccaccggtgctgccATTGCGCTACTATCGTGAAGAGGCTGCGGATCGGGAAACAACCGCACAAACGGGTGAGTTAAGTGTAAGTGAGCGTAATCAGTTGAAACGTATGCTCGGTGAAGTGGATCAAATGAAGCTGAGGCACGCCGTCAGTGATGGCACTCCGGACGACGGAAGCGTAAGTATAGCAAGAGAAGCTGTCGATATTCCACCAGTTGGAGAACCATCAGTCGCTGGTGGCAATGGAGAGGAGGAAAGTGAAGAAGACATCCGGCCGCTAGTGTTACGCCGCAAGAAGCTTGGAACGTTGCCGTCATTTATTCCTATCTGA
- the LOC131216210 gene encoding one cut domain family member 3 isoform X1, translated as MRAFISLGLLIFVLAQCALAVPLPQFLTFRDGKFGVNFGGYHAEAGLGGFLTGNSAHGGLSASAGTPHGQQAGAGLGGIVGGNARTAGGAYAGATAGSGVGASAAIGGGLDGAGGAGGVGAESHAGGLSTKVVKLGQTNAGAPPTEVCYWRTAVSGDILTRFVLQVVISKQHGHEATFTRIDNHDYSKELHTELVAPAPHPAPEQSFTKTKTFYKKKVIGHPHKVAVVQTSSFDGGPSPGLDISRFFDFQAFSNLGAQYAHPPPPPPPPPAPIVHHHKTIVKESSFQPTFQKEIHTRLESSNGHSAGGSSSTHVVASSTHNSNFWNDIFNIPISTLSAVNQFLNNKSGSGSVHVEKRVEVH; from the exons ATGAGAGCGTTCATATCGCTTGGCCTGTTGATATTCGTGCTCGCACAGTGCGCCCTGGCCGTGCCGCTTCCGCAA TTTCTTACGTTCCGCGATGGAAAGTTTGGAGTCAACTTTGGCGGATACCACGCGGAGGCCGGTCTTGGCGGTTTCCTGACGGGCAACTCAGCCCACGGTGGCCTCTCTGCGTCGGCCGGAACTCCCCATGGACAGCAGGCCGGAGCCGGACTCGGTGGAATCGTCGGAGGCAACG CACGGACCGCTGGAGGCGCTTATGCTGGGGCcacggccggaagtggcgttGGTGCCAGTGCTGCGATTGGAGGAGGACTCGATGGAGCCGGTGGAGCTGGCGGCGTTGGCGCTGAATCTCACGCCGGAGGTCTGAGCACGAAGGTAGTTAAGCTGGGCCAGACCAACGCAggagcaccaccgaccgaggTATGCTATTGGCGCACGGCGGTCAGTGGCGACATACTGACGCGATTTGTTCTACAGGTTGTCATTTCCAAACAGCATGGACACGAGGCAACCTTCACAAGGATCGATAACCACGATTACTCGAAGGAACTGCACACCGAACTGGTGGCTCCGGCCCCACATCCGGCGCCAGAGCAAAGCTTCACAAAGACTAAAACCTTTTACAAGAAGAAAGTTATCGGCCATCCGCACAAG GTTGCGGTAGTGCAGACCTCTTCGTTTGATGGCGGACCATCCCCGGGCTTGGACATTAGTCGTTTCTTCGACTTCCAAGCGTTCTCCAACTTGGGCGCCCAATACGCTCACCCGCCcccaccgcctccgccgccaccggcaccgatcgtaCACCACCATAAGACCATTGTGAAAGAGTCGTCCTTTCAACCCACCTTCCAAAAAGAG ATCCACACTCGGCTAGAATCCTCTAATGGTCACAGCGCCggtggaagcagcagcactcaCGTGGTCGCCAGCTCCACTCACAACTCCAACTTCTGGAACGATATTTTCAAC ATTCCGATCTCTACGCTGTCGGCCGTTAACCAGTTCCTGAACAACAaatccggaagcggaagcgttCACGTCGAGAAGCGCGTTGAAGTCCACTAA